The Kineothrix sp. IPX-CK genomic interval TATCAAAACGGCGAAGTTATTGGGTAAGGTTGGGGATTTTATGGCAAAGGTAAAAGGAAAGCCCGGAAAGCTGACTTCCTTTGCCGTGTATAATCTGGCACGTAACAATGATTTCTCCTATGAAAAGGCAGAGAAGGAGCTGGGTTATAAGGTGCGTCCTTTTAAAGAGACAATGAAGGATGAGCTGCTGTGGATGAAGAGTGAGGGCCTGTTAAGCTGGGGCGGTGGCGCACAAGGCTATGCAAAGCAACTTGTTTAATTTGAATAAAGTAAGTTTATTGGAAAGGAGAATGACTATGGGTGAAGAAGAAATGAAGAAGGATTTTGTTGGGTTTGAGTATCGTGAAGTGAAGGTAAAGAAGAAAATGATGAATCTATATGAAGATCATTACACGTGCTTCGGCTGGAAAGAAGAGGGAATCAGCGAGCCTATCGATAAGGTGGATTCCATTATTCTGAAATTCAAGAGAGACAGAAAGATTCGTAATAAGGCTGAACTGACACGACTTCAGAGACAGTTTGAGGCTTGTGCCAACGATATTGCGGCATTGGAGCAGTCAAAAGGGATAAAGGCTTCTGCGGCGGCGTATGTAATAGGTGTGATGGGAACGGCTTTTATGGCGGGTTCAGTGTTTGCGGTGACAGGAGGAAATGTACCTTTGAGTATTCTTTTAGCGGTTCCGGCATTTTTGGGCTGGGTAGTTTCTTATCCGGTGTTCCGGGAAATAAAGAGTAAGAAGACAGAAGAAGTAACTCCCTTAATCGACAGAAAATACGATGAGCTTTATACAGTGTGCGAAAAAGCGAGTGCATTAATTTATCATTAAAAATAAAACAACTTGGAAGGAGAATTCGCTATGAGTGAATACAGATTAAAAGTCGGAAAGACAGCTGAGAATGTTACAGAAGCTTACCAAAAGGTGGAAAATACGTTTGTTGGCGGTTACAAAAAAATTGAAAATACCGTAGTAGGCGGCTACAAAAAGATAGAAGAAAAATTTGTAGATACTTTCTTAGAAAAAGTGGAAGACGCAGAAGATACAGAAGAACAGTAAAAATTAATGAGTAAACAAAAGAAAGATGAGGACTAAAGATATGGCAATTATTGAAAATATGGAAGTATTTGCGGTGAAGAAGGCACTGGCCTATATGGATAAGGATCCGGAAACCAACCTGCCTAAGCTTCTCGACTGGTTCGACAAATTCGATGTGAAAAATACGCTCGAAAAGGAAAGGAATGCGGTTCGCCAGGTTGTGGAGGATAAGGACGGCAACTGGTATCGATTGATCATGAGTCTGTGGAATGATATTGACAGTGGTGTCAGAAATCGATTGTTTGAAAACTTCATTATTAATGGGTGCTTGCTGGGATATCAAAGACAGAAGGAAAATAAGAGAAAATATAACTGCAATGTACCGTGGGCAATTCTGATGGACCCTACCAGTGCCTGCAATCTTCACTGTACAGGCTGCTGGGCGGCAGAGTATGGCAATCATATGAATCTCACTTATGAAGAAATGGACGGCATCGTGACACAGGGGGTGGCGCTTGGGACATATGTTTATCTATTTACCGGAGGAGAGCCTATGGTCCGCAGGAAGGACATTATCCGTCTGTGCGAAGACCATCCGGATTGCGTTTTTTCTGCCTTTACCAATGGAACATTAATTGATGAGGCTTTTGCCGATGAAATGCTTCGAGTGAAAAACTTCATTCCGGCAATCAGCATCGAGGGCTTCGAGCAGGCTACCGATTCCAGGCGCGGAGAGGGAACCTATAAGAAGATTATAAGTGCTATGAATATTTTAAAAGAAAAGAAGCTGCCCTTTGGAATCTCCTGTTGTTATACCAGCGCCAATGCGGAGGTGATCGGCAGTGAAGAATATTTCGACAAGATGGTGGATATGGGGGCAAAATTTGCATGGTTCTTCACCTATATGCCTGTTGGAAAGGGTGCGGTGAAGGAACTGATGGCGACGGCTGAGCAAAGAGAAATGATGTATCACAAGATTCGCGAATATAGAAGCACCAAGCCCCTGTTTACCGTAGATTTCTGGAACGACGGAGAATATGTCGGCGGATGCATCGCAGGAGGCCGCTGCTATTTACATATCAATGCGAACGGGGATATCGAGCCTTGCGCATTTATACACTATTCGGATTCCAATATCAGAGAGAAAACCTTGTTAGAAGCTTATCAGTCGCCTCTCTTTATGGGTTATCACGATAATCAGCCTTGGAATGACAATATGTTAAGACCCTGCCCTGTGCTGGACAATCCGGGAAGACTGACAAATATCGTGGAAAGGAGCGGGGCTAGGAGTACGGATTATCAGAACCTGGAGTCCGCTGAGGAATTCTCTGACAAATGCGTAGAAATAGCCGAGAAGTGGGCACCTGTCGCGGACAGGCTGTGGAAAGAGTCCAGGGAAGTAGCGGAAAGGAAGCTGGAAGAACAGGGAGGCTGTGGTTCCTGCCGCCGTTGTTCAGGATATCAATAAGTAGAAGCGTATTATTTAATAAGAAAAGATAAAGAAGGGAGCAAAGGCAGGAAATGGAAGTGGAAATAAGCTTAAGTATAATAATCGGCTATATGTTAGGGGGCATCAACCCTGCCTTTATTCTTTCCAAAATAAAACAGGTGGATATGCTGCAAAGCGGAACTGGCAATTTAGGAACAACCAACGCTTTCATCCACTTCGGCAAGGGCTGGGGGCTGTTTGTTCTGGCAATGGATTGGAAGTACTTTCTGATACTGCTTGTAATCGGCTGTATTTTAGCTTTTGTATTTAATTACGGATGCAGCATTTCCTTTTCGGCGGCGGTGCTTTTTCCTATTATTATGACGTTTCAAATGCGGCTTGTTGGAGTATTCGTGCTGCTGACCGTCTGTAGCGGGTGCATAATTTACAAGCATATGGATAATATCGGGAAGATCAGGGGAGGCAAAGAGGTGCCGATTAGGGTCTTTCTGAAAAAATATATTTTGAAGAGAGGTTAGAGGCTTGGAACAAGAAGAAAAGAAGGTGATTTCCATACTGTTTACCAGATATTACAACGCTTTCTCGAACTTTATCTACTGGGTCGGCGGAAGAGGATATACTCATACATCGGTTGCACTTGATGCCGAAAGTGAGTATTATTATAGCTTTAATATGAGGGGCTTTAACAGGGAGTACCCAAGAAAACATAAGAGGAGAAATGAAAAGAGCGTATGCTATTTACTGGAGATCACTGCAGCGGATTATGAGAAAATATCAAGGATAATAGAGGATATGGAGAGAACAAAAGATGTTTGGACATATAGCCGGCTCGGTGTATTTTTATGTTTGCTGCATATCCCCCACAAAATAAAAGGGCAGTATTTCTGTTCTCAGTTTATTGCGGAATTATTGCAATTAACCGATTCGGTCAATCTGCAAAAGAAAGCATCTTTATATTTACCAAACCAGCTTCCTTATGAATTGGCCCGGTTGAATTGTCTGAAGGATACGATTTACAATCCCATATAAATTAAGGAAATGGACGTACAAATGGAAAAAAAGAAAAAGTTTATTATAAATGTTATATTCTATCTGCTGATAGCGGGGGCTATATGGATATCGGGCCGCTATCTTCTGCCGGTGCTGACACCGTTTATCCTGGCATTTTTGGCAGCAGGTGTCATACAGATACCGGTAAGAAAAATAGCCGGAGATTCCAATAGGAAGAAAAGGTTTCTGTCCATTTTCTTTACGGTTCTTTTATATGGAGCTCTTTTCTTCTTTGCACTTGGAATGGGAGCGAAGCTTGTAACTGCGGCGGGGAATCTGATGATTTCATTTCCGGAAATATATCAGAGCAATATTTTGCCCTTTCTGAACCAACTGGCGGACAAGCTTGAGATGACTGCGGCCTCTCAGAATGCGGAGACTGCGGAAAAGATCGATAGATTTTTCCGGGAGATATCACAGAATCTGGGACAATATATTTCTAATTTATCCATGAGTGCGGTAAAAGTGCTTTCAGCGGGGGCATCGGGGATCCCAGGCCTTATTGTAAGACTTGTAATAACGGTGGTCTCTACGTTTTTCATGGCAGCGGATTTCGATAAGATTGTGGGATTTGCCAAGAGGTTCTTGCCGGAGAGCAAGGAAGATGATATTCGGAAGATGATAGAATATATAAAAAATATCGTAGGGATTTATTTAAAATCATACATGCTGCTATTTCTGCTGACTTTTGTGGAACTAAGCGTTGGACTTTTAATTTTAAGAATTCCTTATGCGATTCTGGTAGCTCTGGCTGTCGCCGTTTTCGACATACTTCCGGTCCTTGGAACTGGTGGAATCCTGCTTCCGTGGGCGGTTATTATGGCTGTTCTGGGAGATATTCCGATGTCAGTGGGAATTCTTGTTCTATATATCGTGATTACGGCTATCAGAAATACGGTGGAGCCAAGGATTGTGGGTAAACAGATAGGACTTCATCCGCTTGCAGCACTGATTGCCATGTTTATTGGCTTGAAGCTTTTTGGAATCGCAGGGATGATATGTCTGCCGGTGGGACTGGCGGTGTTTATGAATCTGGAGAGGAATGAGAAGGATGTAAATCCAAGCGTTTGACATTTGTATTTCTTTCCGTTAATATTTTATTATGTTGGTGAAACTGAAGCTGCAAAAAAGCAGAGGGGAGAGGGCAATGAATCCATGGGAAGAAATTGATTTAACCGATTACGAAAAGCATATGAGCCTTGCATCCGTCAAACAGCTTCAAGCGCTGAACGAGATGATGAAGGCTCAGTTTTACCGCTATCAAGTATCTGACATAATGATATTAGGGATTGCCGGAGGAAATGGTCTGGAGCATATAGATGCGCAGAGAATCAAGCGGGTATACGGTGTCGACATCAACAAGGAATATTTAGCGGAGTGCCTGCACCGTTACCCTGATCTTTCGGGTATCTTTTCGCCGCTATGCGTCGATTTGCTATCGGACGGCATAACGCTTCCTCACTGTGACTTAATTGTTGCGAATCTGCTGATAGAATATATCGGTTATGATAGATTTCTACATGTGGCAGTAGAGGCAGGCGCGCCTTATGTATCATGCATCATTCAGGTGAACGTGGACGAGGGATTCGTTTCCGATTCTCCTTATCTGCATTCTTTTGATGGCATAGCCAGGGTACATCATGAAATAGAAGAAGAAAGGCTTAATGCCGCCATGCAATCCATAGGCTACGGCAAAATTTATGGAGGCGAATATCTGCTTCCGAATGGAAAAAAGCTGGTATGTGCAGATTACGAACTTATAGGAAGGAGCGAATGAAGCGCTTGATTTATCATTGCGTTATGCTCAGCCTTGCCGCTGTCCTTGTCGGGAATTTCAACAAATGTGGAGCCGGGGATATGTGTGTGCAGGTATTCCCCGTATTCGTAGGGATGACATAAGTCGTTTTTGTTTGCCAATATGGTGACCGGCATATTCAGCATAGTGAGGCCGGTAAGAGAGTCTACCGGAGCCTTGCCCGGAAGAATCAGATATTTTTGCCAGTTCTTTACGGAAGCAGGTTCGAAAAAGGGGGAAAGGAAGGCCTGCTTTGTATAGGAAGAGCACTCCTTCACGATGTTCCAGCCCTCTGTTTGATAAAAGGCTTCCGGCCCTCCGTTTTTTAGTGACATCCCTAAGTCTCGGTAAGCTGTTCTTACCTCTTCGGACATAGGCTTGTCCGTCCAAGCGTTTCGGATCAGAAGCAGTCCCCTAACGCGGTCGGGATATCTGGAGGCGGCATTCAGACTGACGGCAGCGCCCATAGAGATGCCGGCAAGATAAGCTTTCTCAATATGCAGATTATCCAGCAGCGAGACAGCGTCATCACCCAGACGATTGAAATCCAAGTGTTCCCAGTTCACATCGCTTTCGCCGTGCCCTTGCTGGTTCATGGCGATTAGCTGTATATTCTGTGACGGTTGACAGGCAGAATGAATCTGCTTAGTGCTTCCTCCCATTCCGTGAAGAAACAGAAGAGGAATTCCTGTTCCTGACACTTCGTATTCCAGCTTTAAACCTTGGTGTATGAATTCACGCATCTGCAATTATCTCCTCCAAAAATTTCCTGCTCCCTGCGATCTGTGCCTCTGACAGTCCGTGCATGATGAGAGGGCCTTTATATCCGCTCCTGCGCAGTAAGGAAATATAGAGCCTGAAGTCCAGCATTCCTTCTCCTGCCGCGACGAATTCCATGCTTTCCGTTGCTGTAAAATCTTTTGCATGGGCAAGAACAATATCCTTTCCCAAGACGTCGAAAGCCTCCTGCAAGATGTGGGACATATCGGCTGCCTGCTCCTTTCGAAAGAGATTGGCGGCGTCCATGATGATTTTAATATTGGAGCTTCCCATGCAGTCCAAATATTTGCGGGCTTTTTCCGGTGTGTTGATAATATTGCTGGCCTCCGTCTCCACGCCCAGAACGATGTGATTGTCCATGGCATACTTTAATATAGCATCTGTGGAACGGATCAAATCATCCCAGGAGGATTGCTTCTCGTTATCCTCATGCCATTTCCACTTGCTTTCCTTGTTTTTGGAGCCGGTACAGAGAGTGACGATGGGAATATTCAGCATGCGAGCGATCCGGCACTGGGTTTCGAACTGCTGGCATCCAGCTTTTCTTGCCTCTTCATCGGGGTCAATCATATTGAAGGTACCGGAAAGCGCATCCAGGATAATTCCATGTTTACCGGTTACCGCCTTTATTTCTTCCATTTTTCTCTCATCGAAAGTCTCCGGCAGAGTTGGTATTCCGGCGTTCATCAGATTGAACTGCGTATGGGTAAGCCCTCCGGCCTTCATTCGCAGGCAGGTTTCCTCTATACTGTCTGTTTCATAGGTGCGGGAAAAGATTCCTGGTTCCATTTCTTATAATCCTCCGTTTACGTCTTTAAGCGCCACCCATGCTCCGGCCTCTTGCACGGACTGGTAAGTAGCAATTAACGCCTGCATGATCATAATACCGTCCTGTGCGGTCGCGCCTGTGCATGGACTTCTCTCCAGGATACTCCTCGCAAAGCCCTCCAGCTCTCTGCGGTAGAACTGCCCGTCAAAGGCAGCTGGAGTGAAAGCAGTTTCCGCAGACTTATCGAAGCACTCTACGATAGAAGAACGGAACTCCCAAGGATTAAACGTCTTTGCATAAATAGTTCCCTGTGTACCGTAAAGTTCACAACCTTCATGCCAGTGCTGGGCAATAGCCACCGTAAGGTCCAAGCTTCCGATGGCGCCGCTTTCGAAGTTACAGTCGATGAGCCACGAATGCAGATTTTCCTTATGAACATAACGGGCGGAAACGTCCCGAACGGGTCCCATAAAATAAAGAGCGGTATCGAACAAATGGCTGCCGTGACCGAGAAGATAATAGCGGTCCAGTATGGCCTTTGGATTCCCGTCCGGTTTTTTCATAGATGCGCTGGAATAAAGGATGGGCATGACGTTATCGGTCAGCGTATAGCGTCCGATACTGTCGCAGTACCAGCCTTTATAGGTGGTAATTTCGCCCATTTTCTCTTCCTTAAATCGTTTCGCATATTGCAGCCCTTCGTCATAGCGCTTCATATGCCCGACTTGCAAAAGCAGGCCTCTTTCTTCCGCCAATTCTTTCAGTTCCAGACATTCCTCGATGGAAACACCCATCGGCTTTTCTAAAAGCACATGCTTGCCTGCTAAAATAGCCTGTTTTGCACAGGGGACATGGAACTGGTCGCCGATTCCGATGATGACTGCCTCTACAGAGGAATCCGCCAACATTTTTTCATAATCTGTATAGAGGCTGTCCGGCTCGTAAACGGCGGCCATTTTATTTAAGAGTTCCTCAGAAACGTCACAAATCGCCTGCAAATGAATATTTTTAGCCTTACTGCTTCCGATGAGATGAGCTGCCTGACAGATAATGCCGCATCCCAGCACACCTACGCGCAGGCAGCGTTCCTCCTTCTTTACATTCGTGTTCATTCTATAATCCTGCTCCCTTCGAATAAGCTGCAATTTCGCAACTGCTTATCGCTATGGCTGTAATAAGGCATAACGCATTACCATATTTACCGTAGCACTTGCATGGTGTAGTATCAAGCATATATTTTGCGTGTTTTTGCATGTTTTTTTCGTCAGTATGAAAATGCAGTATTTAAAGTTCAGCATTCAGCAGGGTAATGATTCCGTTATAAAACATACTTCCTAAAAATTAAAAACTTTTTCCCAATCGAAGCAGCCGGATTCTTCCGTGCTATTCGGCCACTGGCCGCACCATGCAGGGACACCGGGAGTTTCCACTCTGTCAAAGCTGGGTGTGTAGGGTTTGATGTCTAGTACCGGGGTGTTATCATTTGCGTCAATAAAAGCAACTTGAATAACGCCCCTTTCAAAGTCAATTCGAATGATTTCTGCCGTAGTCAAAGCTATCGGATTAGGGCGTACAGGCGATCTTGTGGCAAAGATTCCCATTATTTCGGGAGCGCCTTTGTAAGGCTGTTCTGTCTGCAGTACAGAACGTGATTGTTCATCATCATAATCGCTGAACCACCAAAGCACATTGATATGGCTGAAACCATCCAGCGCCTGCAAAGCCGGAATATAATTTTTATCCACCTCAATAAAGGTACTGTTTTCACTGCTGCAAATCTTTCCGATTGGATGTACTGCTAAATTATTCATATCATATCCTCCTTATATTTGATGTGAGAACAGCGTAAACCCTCACATCATGTGAGGGTCAAGGGGATTTGAAGTTCTATCAAATATTTTTCAGGATCATTTTCATTCCACGGCCCGCGATGAACGATTTGCCGCGTTTGCCCGGACATCTTATATTGGCAGTTTTTTTGCAGCCACTCGGCAAAAGCCGTATATGCCCCGGCTATATTAGAAAAATTTCCATATACCATGGTACAAGCCATTGCCGGTACGGGCTCGGTGTTCCGACATATAAAAATATCAGTGCTCCTGAAATAATCTTTTACAGGAGCGCATAGCTCAACATCAACAAGGGTTTCTTTGTATTCGCTATCGTGATAAATAGAGAAAGTGTCATTGGATATAATAATATGATTTTTTTCGGCGAAAGCGGATAGCTCTTGCCATAGTCCGCCCTCGGCATAGTAGTCCGCTATTACCCTGCGCAGGGAAAGGACTTCATAACCAGGAATGGATTTGATTGATATATTATAGTGCATTTCATTTTTCGCGTTTAAGATTTCCTTCTTCGCAAGTTCTATTTTCCTTAACTTTTCCTGTGCACTTTGAATTGTTTTTTCTATTTCTGCGTATTTTTCATCGAGCTGTTCCACAAGCAATCCATCATCTCTTTTGTTAAGAGCTGACGCGATTTCTGCAACATTAAAGCCACTGTCGCGCAGATACACGATTCTGTTGAGAATAGGTATCTGCGTGGCGCAGTACATGCGATACCCGGTCCATTTATCGATTTCGGCAGGCTTTAAAAGTCCTATTTCGTCATAGTATCTGAGCATCCGTATTGAAATTTGTGTCAGCTTTGAAAATTCTCCAATTCTAAACATGATATCACCACCTGTCACCTACAATTATAAGCATTGTTTCGTATACTTCAAGGCGGCATCACCAACAGATCTTATTCTTATATTTAGTCTGCATCTGCTTTGTGACCGGATGCTCACAAATAATCCTGTCCGCAGCATCGATAGGACAGATGATATAGTTGGAAATTTTATCCAGCTTTGAGCAGGAGCACATGACATTAATTTCGGAGCTGTTTTCCACGAGAAGCCGTTTTACGGAGGTTTCGTCCTCATAGGGATAAGGCACCGAGATGCCGCCCTGTGCATCCACCGCGTAGGCGCCCAGAAAGCATTGGTCGAAGCGAAATTCCCTTAGTTGCTGGTAGACCGTCTCGCCTACGGTAGTCTGGGATTCCTTGTTATAGTGTCCACCCAGAAAGGTGACGTCTATGTTGGGGCGCTTGCGAAGCTCCTCAGCAACCGGAAAGCTATTGGTCACCACCCGCAGAGTGATGGAAATTGGCATGAGAGAAGCGAACAGCGTATTCGTTGTGCCGCCGTCCACTGCGATGAGAGAATGGGGGCGAACGAGGCTGGTAGCCTTTTTGGCGACCATATATTTCTCATCCCTTTCCAGGTTTTTCCTCGCATCCAGAGCTAACGGCTGCCTCTTCCTGGCAATAGCGCCGCCGTATACCCTCCTTAAGATTCCCTGTTCCTCTAATTCGCTTAAATCCCTTCGGATGGTGTCTCTGGACAGCCGGAAATTATGCGACAGTTCTTCCACGTTCACCTTGCCGGAAGCATATAGAACATCTAAAATATGCTGATGGCGTTCTTCCTTTAACATAGCCTTCTCCTCGCAATTCATTGAAAACGTTAATTGTTTAAATATAATGTTATCATTTTCCAAGCCTTAATATTGGCAATATTTTAACATATTTCAGATATATTTCCAATAACCCTGAAAAGCTAAATTAATTGGAGGGAGATACCGATAGTAATATTACAAGGATGTAAATTGCGCTATGGACGATGACTTTTTTGAAGGGAGCAATGATATGGCAATAACGGGATTGGGAAACGGTTATGATGAGCAAAATGGATTCCGCCGGAAGCTGCGGGAAAAGAGTGGGGACGAAAAGGAGAATAGGACATCGGATTTTATGCAGCAGATCCGCGACAAAAAAGAAGAGATACTTGAAAAGATAAAAAATGGAGATACGGAGCCGAGCTTCCAGATAGGGAGCCAGTCGTTTACGCAAAAGGAATGGGATAAGCTCCTCAAGGCCATTGACGGGTCGAAGGAAGAAGCGAAGAGAGAAGCTGAGGCCGGCGATGAAGCTGTTGCTGTTGGAGAGCAGCTTTGACAGCACAGCTTTTGTTCCGCGCGCGTGGCTGCGCGTCTATTTTTAGGTAATAGGAGCCTTTCCTATACATAATATATCATAGGCGGGCCGGCAAGGCTCCTCCTATGATATATCGATAAATGGCTCTGATTATCTCATATGTGTCCCGTTTACTCTATGATATATGCGCTGACAATTTCTGCGAAGTATGCGACATGGTAATCTTTGTTCGCTCCGTGGAAGCTGCTATCCACATCCTGCGGATAAAACGCAGTATTGATTTCGTCAGGAAGCCTGTTGCCTTCCTGCTTATTCGTATAGAGTACCTTACATTCCAGTGTGAGAGGAAGCTCTTTGATTCCCGGTACGGAAGTTTTGTCGGAAGTTTCGAGAGTTAAGCCCAACTCCTTTATCTTATCCACGTCCCGGCCGGATTTCGTGCCGCAGAAGCCCAAAATCTTTTTATCATAATCGCCGTAAGGTACGCTGATCGTGAATTCCGCATTCTTTTCTAACTGAGAATTCGTAAAACGGCCTTCTCTGACAAAAACTATAAAGATAGGTCTACCCCACTCAATTCCCAGCGTCCCCCAGGATATGGTCATGGAATTTACTTTGTCATCTGTCTTCGTAGTTAATAAGACGCCCGTCTTAACGCCGTTCATAATCTCATTTGCATAGTTAAAAACTTCAATTTCTCTTTTCATCGAATATTCCTCCTTGAAGATTTATTATTTGTATGATACATTGATATGCATAAAACTGCAAGTATGCACTTTTTAGTGAGATACTATCAAAATAGAGAGTAAGGATTGCGAAATACGGATTATTCCGGCAATTGGTTGGGAAGGAGAAAGAGAATGAAAAGCTGTGGAACGGATGAAAAAGTGAATGTGAAGCCTTTTGCCTATGCGATGTCTTTGATTGATGGCAAGTGGAAAATGCATATATTGTTTTGGCTTTGGAAGAGGGATGTTTTGCGGTATGGGGAGCTGAAGCGTTCGCTTGAGACGATTACGCATAAAATGCTTAGCACTCAGCTGAAGGAGCTGGAAGCGGATGATTTGATTGTGCGTAAGGAATACTCTCAGATTCCGCCTAAGGTGGAATACTCCCTGTCTGGAAGGGGGCTGACTCTTATGCCCGTTTTGCAATGCCTGTGCGAGTGGGGAAACTGTCATATTGATGATGGGAAAGTGCCTGAAATAATAAACGGAAGGTGAAATTATGGTGTCCGAAACATACGAGGCATATGCGATCAATTCTGCGTATGCAAATGTTTCGGTTGAAGAGAACATGCGAGAGGGTGTTTTGGCGTTCAGGGCTTTTTTGTGCCGGCTTTACGATGTTTTATACGCCAAAGGAGATATCTATGATAATAGCAAAAAAGTTGCCCATGAATATGAAAACCGTACTACACTTTCGGTGTATTATCCATTCCTGCACAATGTAAGCATCATACTAATGAACATAGGTTATCATGGCATGCCAAGTAAAAATGAGCAATCCCTGGTCTGCCAAAATACCGTATTAAATGGAAAGCTGTCTGTTACCAAGAACCTCGAATGCCTGCAATTTCTGGCAGATTGCGGTATTGGCATTGACGGCATAGACATAAATGAAAAAAAGCAGAACTTATCAGACATCAAAACCATAAAGATAACATATCCGGATAACCCAATCATGCTGAAATATTGTTATAAACGGAAGGATTTATGGGGAATCAACGCTTCCCTCAACAACGGTTATCATATCAATGTGAAATCGACAAAGACGAACGAATATACTGACACCATCAAAACATTTCCGCCAATTTTGCAGGAACTGATCGCAAAGGGATATGGCTGCGGCAGAAAAAGAGAAATCGGTCATTGTGACGGCGGTTGCCGTGGACTTCCCATATCGTTGGATGATTCTGTTTTACATATGCGGGATGACATTCAAACATGGTTTGATCAGGAATTGTCATGCTTGCAAAAGAAATAAAATTTATATATTTTATATAATGTTAATTTTGAATCTAAAATATCATAGTGTATAATATAATTAAGAAATTCTTCATAACCTAATATAATCTTAAAAAGAGGAGAGAAAATGAAAGTAACGAGAGATGAAAATGGAGCTGGATTCGAAAGATTCAGCGGAGGAGAAGTAAACAAAGGTCCCTCCAATTTTAAGAAAGTAGTCAGGGGGATCAAGATAACCCTTCTGGTACTTGTCGTAGCAGTCTGCCTTCTAAGCAGCTTTTATAAAGTAGGGGAACAGCAGCAGGCTGTTATTACCATGTTCGGTAAGGTAGTAGATGTGAAGGGAGCCGGATTATATGTCAAAATCCCCTTCATTCAGCACGCTATTAAAGTAGATACTACCACCCATGGCTTACAGATAGGCTATCGTACATCCGGCGAGGAGTCGGACAATTACAGCGTGCCCGAAGAGGCGATGATGATCACCTCCGATTTCAATTTTGTCAATGTGGATTTTTATCTGGAATATAGAGTAAGTAATCCCCAAACCTATTTGTATGCTTCCGGATCCCCCGAGGAGATTCTTCGCAACACTGCTCAGGCATGTATCCGGACCGTTATAAGCAACTATAATGTTGACGACGTTATCACCACGGGAAAGAGCCAGATTCAGGCTGACATTCGTGTTTTGCTGGGTGAGGAGCTGCAAAAGAACGATATAGGGCTCCAGATCGTAAACCTGACCATTCAGGATGCGGAGCCGCCCACAGATGCTATTATGCAGGCGTTTAAGTCCGTAGAGACTGCAAAGCAGGGAAAAGAGACAGCTATCAATAACGCGAAGAAGTATCAGAATGAGAAGGTGCCGCAGGCGGAAGCGGATGCGGATAAGATCATCC includes:
- a CDS encoding sugar phosphate isomerase/epimerase family protein — translated: MEPGIFSRTYETDSIEETCLRMKAGGLTHTQFNLMNAGIPTLPETFDERKMEEIKAVTGKHGIILDALSGTFNMIDPDEEARKAGCQQFETQCRIARMLNIPIVTLCTGSKNKESKWKWHEDNEKQSSWDDLIRSTDAILKYAMDNHIVLGVETEASNIINTPEKARKYLDCMGSSNIKIIMDAANLFRKEQAADMSHILQEAFDVLGKDIVLAHAKDFTATESMEFVAAGEGMLDFRLYISLLRRSGYKGPLIMHGLSEAQIAGSRKFLEEIIADA
- the ytvI gene encoding sporulation integral membrane protein YtvI, with protein sequence MEKKKKFIINVIFYLLIAGAIWISGRYLLPVLTPFILAFLAAGVIQIPVRKIAGDSNRKKRFLSIFFTVLLYGALFFFALGMGAKLVTAAGNLMISFPEIYQSNILPFLNQLADKLEMTAASQNAETAEKIDRFFREISQNLGQYISNLSMSAVKVLSAGASGIPGLIVRLVITVVSTFFMAADFDKIVGFAKRFLPESKEDDIRKMIEYIKNIVGIYLKSYMLLFLLTFVELSVGLLILRIPYAILVALAVAVFDILPVLGTGGILLPWAVIMAVLGDIPMSVGILVLYIVITAIRNTVEPRIVGKQIGLHPLAALIAMFIGLKLFGIAGMICLPVGLAVFMNLERNEKDVNPSV
- a CDS encoding alpha/beta hydrolase, yielding MREFIHQGLKLEYEVSGTGIPLLFLHGMGGSTKQIHSACQPSQNIQLIAMNQQGHGESDVNWEHLDFNRLGDDAVSLLDNLHIEKAYLAGISMGAAVSLNAASRYPDRVRGLLLIRNAWTDKPMSEEVRTAYRDLGMSLKNGGPEAFYQTEGWNIVKECSSYTKQAFLSPFFEPASVKNWQKYLILPGKAPVDSLTGLTMLNMPVTILANKNDLCHPYEYGEYLHTHIPGSTFVEIPDKDSGKAEHNAMINQALHSLLPISS
- a CDS encoding methyltransferase type 11, which gives rise to MNPWEEIDLTDYEKHMSLASVKQLQALNEMMKAQFYRYQVSDIMILGIAGGNGLEHIDAQRIKRVYGVDINKEYLAECLHRYPDLSGIFSPLCVDLLSDGITLPHCDLIVANLLIEYIGYDRFLHVAVEAGAPYVSCIIQVNVDEGFVSDSPYLHSFDGIARVHHEIEEERLNAAMQSIGYGKIYGGEYLLPNGKKLVCADYELIGRSE
- a CDS encoding glycerol-3-phosphate acyltransferase; amino-acid sequence: MEVEISLSIIIGYMLGGINPAFILSKIKQVDMLQSGTGNLGTTNAFIHFGKGWGLFVLAMDWKYFLILLVIGCILAFVFNYGCSISFSAAVLFPIIMTFQMRLVGVFVLLTVCSGCIIYKHMDNIGKIRGGKEVPIRVFLKKYILKRG
- a CDS encoding radical SAM protein, whose protein sequence is MAIIENMEVFAVKKALAYMDKDPETNLPKLLDWFDKFDVKNTLEKERNAVRQVVEDKDGNWYRLIMSLWNDIDSGVRNRLFENFIINGCLLGYQRQKENKRKYNCNVPWAILMDPTSACNLHCTGCWAAEYGNHMNLTYEEMDGIVTQGVALGTYVYLFTGGEPMVRRKDIIRLCEDHPDCVFSAFTNGTLIDEAFADEMLRVKNFIPAISIEGFEQATDSRRGEGTYKKIISAMNILKEKKLPFGISCCYTSANAEVIGSEEYFDKMVDMGAKFAWFFTYMPVGKGAVKELMATAEQREMMYHKIREYRSTKPLFTVDFWNDGEYVGGCIAGGRCYLHINANGDIEPCAFIHYSDSNIREKTLLEAYQSPLFMGYHDNQPWNDNMLRPCPVLDNPGRLTNIVERSGARSTDYQNLESAEEFSDKCVEIAEKWAPVADRLWKESREVAERKLEEQGGCGSCRRCSGYQ